The Toxorhynchites rutilus septentrionalis strain SRP chromosome 3, ASM2978413v1, whole genome shotgun sequence genome includes a region encoding these proteins:
- the LOC129775563 gene encoding influenza virus NS1A-binding protein-like isoform X4: MESCGYLRFTDESMKANFLQSLSAMRRHRLFCDVILLVDNTEIHAHRNVLACVSSYLMELFSSDVGNLNGPAAEGKTPYYRLNSNITTYGLQYLVEYAYTGSLEVPSDMIRDVYLAAWQLKIDNVIKECARHMVSDLEPETCIETRSLPGINRNKNFVQEVDTYIANNFAVVSQQPSFLQLPCILIEVLYQTKQEMSLVTETSLCRLVLDWIRRQMMEEGISVTKLMERSHMLYLALDNSLQDCFDLPPGQESESDLVQDYKRLVLKCPGNKKHRKALKTPGRPRVILYNRAIGEQDDDVNQNCDWSLIGSSKVADHTFISLVTLNGSLSRLSIQLRLNVPTTPSPITTPDTISSSVSRDEDLGESQKPELFCEVATMSGPKCGLGVAELEGKLLVCGGYDRAECLRSVESYCPDTNSWTQESNMGEARGRVQIAVINGVVYAVGGCNGTTELDSVECLSKADKKWKKMCKLPLARSNAGVCALNDKIYCIGGWNGQSGIRQCDVLKPEENKWFSIAPLNTGRYQAGVASYRGKLWVAGGSDAWNCLGSVEMYDPEDEQWSFAPSLLTPRRGCGLAEFNGKLYAVGGSDGAHSLNTTEYFDEVNKCWVSGPNLTSPRSNVSVAVVQDRLYAIGGFSKKTFLNTIEYLDSNTNEWTTFVPQTNQNIDNLLQTSLQNACFSGRGGSSTSSSPDHFINEQNSENEHTFKPIKTTEVNVYDLGKLNGKISSTDKEVTQILCGSENAARLNSHSCAKKLADEDDDEPNAKHNGTNNTHDSSIKLQKILKNNCAEIANENNGS, from the exons GGAAATCTCAATGGGCCTGCGGCCGAAGGTAAGACGCCCTACTACCGACTGAACAGCAATATAACCACCTATGGGTTGCAATATCTGGTCGAGTACGCCTATACCGGCTCGCTGGAAGTGCCCAGCGATATG ATACGCGATGTGTATCTGGCTGCATGGCAGCTGAAGATTGACAACGTGATCAAAGAATGCGCCCGGCACATGGTGAGTGACCTCGAGCCGGAAACCTGCATCGAAACACGCTCCTTGCCAGGGATCAATCGCAACAAGAACTTTGTGCAGGAAGTCGATACATACATAGCAAACAACTTTGCTGTGGTCTCACAACAGCCAAGCTTCTTACAGCTCCCATGCATTCTGATCGAAGTACTGTATCAAACGAAGCAGGAGATGTCCTTGGTTACGGAGACCTCTCTCTGCCGCTTGGTGCTTGATTGGATACGACGTCAAATGATGGAAGAGGGTATTTCG GTGACTAAGCTGATGGAGCGATCGCATATGCTGTATCTGGCGCTGGATAATTCACTGCAGGATTGTTTTGACTTACCCCCCGGTCAGGAGTCGGAAAGTGATCTTGTCCAAGACTACAAACGTTTAGTTCTGAAATGTCCTGGTAATAAAAAGCACAGAAAAGCACTGAAGACGCCAGGAAGACCACGCGTGATTCTTTACAACCGAGCTATCGGGGAGCAAGATGATGATGTCAATCAAAATTGTGACTGGAGTCTCATTGGCAGTTCAAAGGTGGCGGATCATACGTTCATTTCGCTCGTTACTCTCAACGGAAGTCTGTCGCGACTATCGATTCAACTACGTTTGAACGTACCAACTACTCCTTCTCCAATCACCACTCCCGACACGATAAGCTCCAGTGTTAGCAGAGATGAGGATCTCGGTGAATCACAAAAACCGGAACTGTTTTGTGAAGTGGCCACAATGTCCGGACCCAAATGTGGCCTGGGGGTGGCGGAATTGGAAGGCAAACTGCTTGTTTGTGGTGGGTATGATCGGGCGGAATGTTTGCGATCAGTTGAGTCGTACTGTCCGGACACGAACAGCTGGACCCAGGAATCGAATATGGGCGAAGCACGAGGACGTGTACAGATCGCAGTGATCAACGGTGTTGTGTATGCTGTCGGTGGTTGCAATG GAACAACTGAGTTGGATTCCGTAGAATGTCTCTCTAAGGCGGACAAAAAGTGGAAGAAAATGTGCAAACTTCCGTTGGCTCGAAGTAATGCCGGAGTATGCGCTCTGAATGATAAGATTTACTGCATCGGTGGATGGAATGGCCAAAGTGGCATCCGTCAGTGTGATGTGCTCAAACCGGAAGAAAACAAATGGTTTTCGATAGCGCCGCTCAACACAGGCCGCTACCAAGCCGGTGTAGCTTCGTATCGGGGTAAACTTTGGGTTGCAGGTGGCAGCGATGCGTGGAACTGTCTGGGATCGGTGGAAATGTATGATCCAGAGGATGAACAATGGAGCTTCGCCCCCTCGCTGCTGACCCCAAg GCGAGGCTGTGGGCTGGCCGAATTCAACGGAAAGTTATACGCAGTCGGTGGTAGTGATGGAGCTCACTCGTTAAATACAACCGAATACTTTGATGAGGTCAACAAATGTTGGGTTTCTGGACCGAACCTAACCTCACCACGTTCGAACGTTTCCGTTGCCGTTGTACAGGACCGTCTGTACGCGATTGGAGGATTCTCCAAGAAAACATTCCTCAACACAATCGAATATTTGGACAGCAACACGAACGAGTGGACCACATTTGTTCCCCAGACTAATCAGAATATCGATAATTTGCTGCAGACATCGTTGCAGAATGCTTGTTTCAGTGGAAGAGGCGGTTCTTCGACATCATCTTCGCCGGACCATTTCATCAATGAACAAAATAGTGAGAACGAGCACACGTTTAAACCTATAAAAACTACCGAAGTAAACGTTTACGACTTGGGGAAACTCAATGGCAAAATTTCTTCAACAGACAAAGAGGTGACACAAATTTTATGCGGTTCCGAAAATGCGGCAAGATTGAATAGTCATTCGTGCGCTAAGAAACTCGctgatgaggacgatgatgaacCGAATGCGAAACATAATGGTACAAATAACACACACGATAGCAGTATTAAACTACAGAAAATTTTGAAGAACAACTGTGCTGAAATTGCAAACGAGAATAATGGTAGCTAA
- the LOC129775563 gene encoding influenza virus NS1A-binding protein-like isoform X3 yields MRPRIESSIGDDAMESCGYLRFTDESMKANFLQSLSAMRRHRLFCDVILLVDNTEIHAHRNVLACVSSYLMELFSSDVGNLNGPAAEGKTPYYRLNSNITTYGLQYLVEYAYTGSLEVPSDMIRDVYLAAWQLKIDNVIKECARHMVSDLEPETCIETRSLPGINRNKNFVQEVDTYIANNFAVVSQQPSFLQLPCILIEVLYQTKQEMSLVTETSLCRLVLDWIRRQMMEEGISVTKLMERSHMLYLALDNSLQDCFDLPPGQESESDLVQDYKRLVLKCPGNKKHRKALKTPGRPRVILYNRAIGEQDDDVNQNCDWSLIGSSKVADHTFISLVTLNGSLSRLSIQLRLNVPTTPSPITTPDTISSSVSRDEDLGESQKPELFCEVATMSGPKCGLGVAELEGKLLVCGGYDRAECLRSVESYCPDTNSWTQESNMGEARGRVQIAVINGVVYAVGGCNGTTELDSVECLSKADKKWKKMCKLPLARSNAGVCALNDKIYCIGGWNGQSGIRQCDVLKPEENKWFSIAPLNTGRYQAGVASYRGKLWVAGGSDAWNCLGSVEMYDPEDEQWSFAPSLLTPRRGCGLAEFNGKLYAVGGSDGAHSLNTTEYFDEVNKCWVSGPNLTSPRSNVSVAVVQDRLYAIGGFSKKTFLNTIEYLDSNTNEWTTFVPQTNQNIDNLLQTSLQNACFSGRGGSSTSSSPDHFINEQNSENEHTFKPIKTTEVNVYDLGKLNGKISSTDKEVTQILCGSENAARLNSHSCAKKLADEDDDEPNAKHNGTNNTHDSSIKLQKILKNNCAEIANENNGS; encoded by the exons GGAAATCTCAATGGGCCTGCGGCCGAAGGTAAGACGCCCTACTACCGACTGAACAGCAATATAACCACCTATGGGTTGCAATATCTGGTCGAGTACGCCTATACCGGCTCGCTGGAAGTGCCCAGCGATATG ATACGCGATGTGTATCTGGCTGCATGGCAGCTGAAGATTGACAACGTGATCAAAGAATGCGCCCGGCACATGGTGAGTGACCTCGAGCCGGAAACCTGCATCGAAACACGCTCCTTGCCAGGGATCAATCGCAACAAGAACTTTGTGCAGGAAGTCGATACATACATAGCAAACAACTTTGCTGTGGTCTCACAACAGCCAAGCTTCTTACAGCTCCCATGCATTCTGATCGAAGTACTGTATCAAACGAAGCAGGAGATGTCCTTGGTTACGGAGACCTCTCTCTGCCGCTTGGTGCTTGATTGGATACGACGTCAAATGATGGAAGAGGGTATTTCG GTGACTAAGCTGATGGAGCGATCGCATATGCTGTATCTGGCGCTGGATAATTCACTGCAGGATTGTTTTGACTTACCCCCCGGTCAGGAGTCGGAAAGTGATCTTGTCCAAGACTACAAACGTTTAGTTCTGAAATGTCCTGGTAATAAAAAGCACAGAAAAGCACTGAAGACGCCAGGAAGACCACGCGTGATTCTTTACAACCGAGCTATCGGGGAGCAAGATGATGATGTCAATCAAAATTGTGACTGGAGTCTCATTGGCAGTTCAAAGGTGGCGGATCATACGTTCATTTCGCTCGTTACTCTCAACGGAAGTCTGTCGCGACTATCGATTCAACTACGTTTGAACGTACCAACTACTCCTTCTCCAATCACCACTCCCGACACGATAAGCTCCAGTGTTAGCAGAGATGAGGATCTCGGTGAATCACAAAAACCGGAACTGTTTTGTGAAGTGGCCACAATGTCCGGACCCAAATGTGGCCTGGGGGTGGCGGAATTGGAAGGCAAACTGCTTGTTTGTGGTGGGTATGATCGGGCGGAATGTTTGCGATCAGTTGAGTCGTACTGTCCGGACACGAACAGCTGGACCCAGGAATCGAATATGGGCGAAGCACGAGGACGTGTACAGATCGCAGTGATCAACGGTGTTGTGTATGCTGTCGGTGGTTGCAATG GAACAACTGAGTTGGATTCCGTAGAATGTCTCTCTAAGGCGGACAAAAAGTGGAAGAAAATGTGCAAACTTCCGTTGGCTCGAAGTAATGCCGGAGTATGCGCTCTGAATGATAAGATTTACTGCATCGGTGGATGGAATGGCCAAAGTGGCATCCGTCAGTGTGATGTGCTCAAACCGGAAGAAAACAAATGGTTTTCGATAGCGCCGCTCAACACAGGCCGCTACCAAGCCGGTGTAGCTTCGTATCGGGGTAAACTTTGGGTTGCAGGTGGCAGCGATGCGTGGAACTGTCTGGGATCGGTGGAAATGTATGATCCAGAGGATGAACAATGGAGCTTCGCCCCCTCGCTGCTGACCCCAAg GCGAGGCTGTGGGCTGGCCGAATTCAACGGAAAGTTATACGCAGTCGGTGGTAGTGATGGAGCTCACTCGTTAAATACAACCGAATACTTTGATGAGGTCAACAAATGTTGGGTTTCTGGACCGAACCTAACCTCACCACGTTCGAACGTTTCCGTTGCCGTTGTACAGGACCGTCTGTACGCGATTGGAGGATTCTCCAAGAAAACATTCCTCAACACAATCGAATATTTGGACAGCAACACGAACGAGTGGACCACATTTGTTCCCCAGACTAATCAGAATATCGATAATTTGCTGCAGACATCGTTGCAGAATGCTTGTTTCAGTGGAAGAGGCGGTTCTTCGACATCATCTTCGCCGGACCATTTCATCAATGAACAAAATAGTGAGAACGAGCACACGTTTAAACCTATAAAAACTACCGAAGTAAACGTTTACGACTTGGGGAAACTCAATGGCAAAATTTCTTCAACAGACAAAGAGGTGACACAAATTTTATGCGGTTCCGAAAATGCGGCAAGATTGAATAGTCATTCGTGCGCTAAGAAACTCGctgatgaggacgatgatgaacCGAATGCGAAACATAATGGTACAAATAACACACACGATAGCAGTATTAAACTACAGAAAATTTTGAAGAACAACTGTGCTGAAATTGCAAACGAGAATAATGGTAGCTAA
- the LOC129775563 gene encoding influenza virus NS1A-binding protein-like isoform X2 — MTRKHGYNVTYDSDDAMESCGYLRFTDESMKANFLQSLSAMRRHRLFCDVILLVDNTEIHAHRNVLACVSSYLMELFSSDVGNLNGPAAEGKTPYYRLNSNITTYGLQYLVEYAYTGSLEVPSDMIRDVYLAAWQLKIDNVIKECARHMVSDLEPETCIETRSLPGINRNKNFVQEVDTYIANNFAVVSQQPSFLQLPCILIEVLYQTKQEMSLVTETSLCRLVLDWIRRQMMEEGISVTKLMERSHMLYLALDNSLQDCFDLPPGQESESDLVQDYKRLVLKCPGNKKHRKALKTPGRPRVILYNRAIGEQDDDVNQNCDWSLIGSSKVADHTFISLVTLNGSLSRLSIQLRLNVPTTPSPITTPDTISSSVSRDEDLGESQKPELFCEVATMSGPKCGLGVAELEGKLLVCGGYDRAECLRSVESYCPDTNSWTQESNMGEARGRVQIAVINGVVYAVGGCNGTTELDSVECLSKADKKWKKMCKLPLARSNAGVCALNDKIYCIGGWNGQSGIRQCDVLKPEENKWFSIAPLNTGRYQAGVASYRGKLWVAGGSDAWNCLGSVEMYDPEDEQWSFAPSLLTPRRGCGLAEFNGKLYAVGGSDGAHSLNTTEYFDEVNKCWVSGPNLTSPRSNVSVAVVQDRLYAIGGFSKKTFLNTIEYLDSNTNEWTTFVPQTNQNIDNLLQTSLQNACFSGRGGSSTSSSPDHFINEQNSENEHTFKPIKTTEVNVYDLGKLNGKISSTDKEVTQILCGSENAARLNSHSCAKKLADEDDDEPNAKHNGTNNTHDSSIKLQKILKNNCAEIANENNGS; from the exons GGAAATCTCAATGGGCCTGCGGCCGAAGGTAAGACGCCCTACTACCGACTGAACAGCAATATAACCACCTATGGGTTGCAATATCTGGTCGAGTACGCCTATACCGGCTCGCTGGAAGTGCCCAGCGATATG ATACGCGATGTGTATCTGGCTGCATGGCAGCTGAAGATTGACAACGTGATCAAAGAATGCGCCCGGCACATGGTGAGTGACCTCGAGCCGGAAACCTGCATCGAAACACGCTCCTTGCCAGGGATCAATCGCAACAAGAACTTTGTGCAGGAAGTCGATACATACATAGCAAACAACTTTGCTGTGGTCTCACAACAGCCAAGCTTCTTACAGCTCCCATGCATTCTGATCGAAGTACTGTATCAAACGAAGCAGGAGATGTCCTTGGTTACGGAGACCTCTCTCTGCCGCTTGGTGCTTGATTGGATACGACGTCAAATGATGGAAGAGGGTATTTCG GTGACTAAGCTGATGGAGCGATCGCATATGCTGTATCTGGCGCTGGATAATTCACTGCAGGATTGTTTTGACTTACCCCCCGGTCAGGAGTCGGAAAGTGATCTTGTCCAAGACTACAAACGTTTAGTTCTGAAATGTCCTGGTAATAAAAAGCACAGAAAAGCACTGAAGACGCCAGGAAGACCACGCGTGATTCTTTACAACCGAGCTATCGGGGAGCAAGATGATGATGTCAATCAAAATTGTGACTGGAGTCTCATTGGCAGTTCAAAGGTGGCGGATCATACGTTCATTTCGCTCGTTACTCTCAACGGAAGTCTGTCGCGACTATCGATTCAACTACGTTTGAACGTACCAACTACTCCTTCTCCAATCACCACTCCCGACACGATAAGCTCCAGTGTTAGCAGAGATGAGGATCTCGGTGAATCACAAAAACCGGAACTGTTTTGTGAAGTGGCCACAATGTCCGGACCCAAATGTGGCCTGGGGGTGGCGGAATTGGAAGGCAAACTGCTTGTTTGTGGTGGGTATGATCGGGCGGAATGTTTGCGATCAGTTGAGTCGTACTGTCCGGACACGAACAGCTGGACCCAGGAATCGAATATGGGCGAAGCACGAGGACGTGTACAGATCGCAGTGATCAACGGTGTTGTGTATGCTGTCGGTGGTTGCAATG GAACAACTGAGTTGGATTCCGTAGAATGTCTCTCTAAGGCGGACAAAAAGTGGAAGAAAATGTGCAAACTTCCGTTGGCTCGAAGTAATGCCGGAGTATGCGCTCTGAATGATAAGATTTACTGCATCGGTGGATGGAATGGCCAAAGTGGCATCCGTCAGTGTGATGTGCTCAAACCGGAAGAAAACAAATGGTTTTCGATAGCGCCGCTCAACACAGGCCGCTACCAAGCCGGTGTAGCTTCGTATCGGGGTAAACTTTGGGTTGCAGGTGGCAGCGATGCGTGGAACTGTCTGGGATCGGTGGAAATGTATGATCCAGAGGATGAACAATGGAGCTTCGCCCCCTCGCTGCTGACCCCAAg GCGAGGCTGTGGGCTGGCCGAATTCAACGGAAAGTTATACGCAGTCGGTGGTAGTGATGGAGCTCACTCGTTAAATACAACCGAATACTTTGATGAGGTCAACAAATGTTGGGTTTCTGGACCGAACCTAACCTCACCACGTTCGAACGTTTCCGTTGCCGTTGTACAGGACCGTCTGTACGCGATTGGAGGATTCTCCAAGAAAACATTCCTCAACACAATCGAATATTTGGACAGCAACACGAACGAGTGGACCACATTTGTTCCCCAGACTAATCAGAATATCGATAATTTGCTGCAGACATCGTTGCAGAATGCTTGTTTCAGTGGAAGAGGCGGTTCTTCGACATCATCTTCGCCGGACCATTTCATCAATGAACAAAATAGTGAGAACGAGCACACGTTTAAACCTATAAAAACTACCGAAGTAAACGTTTACGACTTGGGGAAACTCAATGGCAAAATTTCTTCAACAGACAAAGAGGTGACACAAATTTTATGCGGTTCCGAAAATGCGGCAAGATTGAATAGTCATTCGTGCGCTAAGAAACTCGctgatgaggacgatgatgaacCGAATGCGAAACATAATGGTACAAATAACACACACGATAGCAGTATTAAACTACAGAAAATTTTGAAGAACAACTGTGCTGAAATTGCAAACGAGAATAATGGTAGCTAA